A single region of the Arthrobacter sp. PAMC25564 genome encodes:
- a CDS encoding class I SAM-dependent methyltransferase, protein MAFAGPGHGRQAIDLGCGAGKETLALLNDGWRVHAVDSLPGTRERLLAILPLAMDGRLSVDTKPFEEIRGIPEADLIFASYSLPFIHPDRFGTFWRMLRASLRPSGVIAVNLFGERDSWADIPEWNFHTEAAARQLFDGLEIVKFEVYDDDGQSFRGPKHWHIFDVIARRP, encoded by the coding sequence ATGGCCTTCGCCGGACCGGGGCACGGCCGCCAGGCCATAGATCTCGGCTGCGGCGCAGGAAAAGAAACGCTGGCCCTGCTGAATGACGGGTGGCGGGTGCACGCCGTTGATTCTCTCCCCGGCACACGGGAGCGGCTACTGGCGATTCTGCCACTGGCCATGGACGGACGTCTGAGCGTCGACACAAAGCCGTTCGAGGAGATCCGAGGAATTCCGGAGGCGGACCTGATCTTTGCGAGCTATTCATTGCCGTTCATCCACCCGGACCGCTTCGGTACTTTCTGGAGGATGTTGCGCGCCTCGCTCCGGCCCTCCGGCGTCATTGCCGTGAATCTGTTCGGCGAGCGGGACTCCTGGGCGGACATTCCCGAATGGAACTTCCACACCGAGGCGGCGGCGCGGCAGCTCTTCGACGGACTCGAGATCGTGAAATTCGAGGTGTACGACGACGACGGGCAATCCTTCAGGGGCCCCAAACACTGGCACATTTTCGATGTGATTGCCCGCCGACCGTAA
- a CDS encoding tetratricopeptide repeat protein, producing the protein MHLETPFGWGKTRLAHEFYARLASARQEEPAYWPESILATTERGQEKKLEVSSRRKRTHPAVTHTPGSSPAWMWWGVTCAERNGIASLPLVEELRQFEAHAPYLDIALGRRRNDLTWGEVGHTVTDELVNEGLAHAVEALTSASVPGLGLVTSLGKRIWALNGDRLARRHTLAADDLIFDFEGGGAIDVVDAAFALVGGIARRGLPVVIFVEDVHNTDSTFAELLGRLIVEPEISVMILTSAWTGHSASNEALMQAMARKPERVEMITHEMEEWKEPFAPSSSLEELEEADLTSILRFYYPGVENTTARALVLRYRNPLELELFCQIPKFKARFSNRELKLSKADLNSLPATMKELYRAVWLGIPEKVRRGLSLAALSIPAVIDPEGGFRRRWSQQWLDEIICEVDFPQPDEVEEVVDVTPVASSWARIVAGVLREFHERDQMDVAKDDWETYLWPDELKQVHELLKNKATAHLQDTESGDDAETMHAAQVLLALDSLTPIDPNTLAASIHYVLEHLADNHRELFSRISLAEYALKRVEKHSDFDLRIRYLYGRCLVAAEQGLKAMDVFAELLTDWEPTLGSDHKSIQVIRWSYADSMVSVGSVAASIPVYEAVLKGQERELGSSHPYTLATRSSLAGALSQLGHVQEAIRRYEEILKVRTSCLGNDDRRTLKSRSDLAAAFWKAGRLQDAIDQYELTAADYERVLGLNDPDTWIERTNLAAAYSEAGRLQEAEPIYVSVLTAQKEAVGESHPTTQATRFNIAGLHSKDPERLSESIAEYESLLSYRTEMIGSEHPDTLHTRHSLAMALSNASRLREAIALYLQVSAERARILGQNHPDTLHSLCNLAAEYMKDGRWRPAISGYEDVLLGRTTALGADHPDTLACQHGLGMALAGGGRLAAAIETYETVLEGRTKVLGADHPETLDTLNNLAISYMSAERVDDAIAADELALAAIERTRGVDHADALALRSYLAAEYKTAGRIEEAVKTYSRLLQDQHRLLGPEHPDTKDTLASLDIPITRDRKE; encoded by the coding sequence GTGCATCTCGAAACTCCTTTTGGTTGGGGAAAGACCCGTCTGGCCCATGAATTCTATGCTCGTCTGGCATCTGCACGACAGGAAGAGCCAGCCTATTGGCCTGAATCTATTCTGGCGACGACGGAGCGAGGCCAGGAAAAGAAGCTTGAGGTCTCGTCACGCCGTAAGCGCACTCATCCCGCCGTGACCCACACGCCGGGAAGCAGCCCCGCATGGATGTGGTGGGGCGTCACTTGCGCGGAACGGAACGGTATCGCCTCGCTGCCACTAGTAGAAGAGCTTCGGCAGTTCGAGGCGCACGCTCCTTATCTCGACATCGCATTGGGTCGGCGAAGGAATGATCTGACGTGGGGCGAAGTGGGGCACACAGTCACCGACGAGCTTGTCAATGAAGGTCTAGCCCATGCTGTAGAAGCCCTCACGAGTGCCTCCGTTCCAGGCCTTGGGTTGGTGACGTCCCTCGGTAAGCGAATCTGGGCGCTGAATGGCGACAGATTGGCGCGCCGCCACACATTGGCCGCTGATGACCTCATATTCGACTTCGAAGGTGGGGGTGCCATAGATGTGGTGGACGCCGCCTTTGCGTTAGTTGGAGGCATCGCACGGCGCGGCCTGCCGGTCGTCATCTTCGTGGAGGACGTTCACAACACAGACTCGACTTTCGCCGAGCTTCTCGGCCGTCTTATCGTCGAACCTGAGATATCGGTCATGATACTTACCAGTGCTTGGACCGGCCATTCAGCCAGCAATGAAGCACTGATGCAGGCTATGGCGAGGAAACCGGAACGCGTAGAGATGATCACTCACGAAATGGAGGAGTGGAAAGAGCCGTTTGCGCCCAGCAGCAGCCTAGAAGAACTTGAAGAAGCTGATCTAACCTCAATTCTCAGATTTTACTATCCGGGTGTCGAGAACACCACTGCCCGAGCTTTGGTCCTCCGGTATAGGAACCCGCTGGAGCTTGAACTCTTCTGTCAAATTCCGAAATTCAAGGCGCGATTCTCCAATCGCGAACTCAAGCTTTCGAAAGCCGATCTCAATAGTTTGCCAGCCACTATGAAGGAGTTGTATCGAGCAGTCTGGTTGGGTATACCTGAGAAAGTCAGGCGTGGGCTAAGTCTCGCGGCCCTCAGCATCCCTGCTGTGATCGATCCGGAGGGCGGGTTTCGCAGACGCTGGAGTCAACAGTGGCTTGATGAGATTATCTGCGAAGTTGATTTCCCGCAGCCCGATGAAGTCGAAGAAGTTGTTGATGTCACCCCGGTGGCCTCTTCGTGGGCGCGTATTGTCGCCGGAGTTCTGAGAGAGTTCCACGAACGGGACCAGATGGACGTAGCCAAAGATGATTGGGAAACTTATCTTTGGCCCGACGAGCTCAAGCAGGTCCACGAACTGCTCAAAAACAAGGCGACGGCCCACCTTCAGGACACCGAGTCCGGCGACGATGCGGAAACGATGCATGCGGCCCAGGTCTTACTCGCTCTTGATTCATTGACGCCTATCGACCCGAACACTCTGGCCGCCTCAATCCACTACGTACTAGAACACTTGGCCGACAATCACCGAGAACTCTTCTCCCGTATCAGCCTCGCTGAGTATGCCCTAAAACGGGTTGAGAAGCACAGTGATTTCGATCTTCGCATTCGATACCTCTACGGGCGTTGCCTAGTGGCCGCTGAGCAAGGGCTCAAGGCCATGGACGTCTTTGCGGAGCTGTTGACCGACTGGGAACCGACCTTAGGATCGGATCACAAATCCATTCAGGTAATCCGATGGAGTTACGCGGATTCTATGGTGAGCGTTGGAAGCGTGGCTGCTTCGATACCTGTCTATGAGGCTGTCCTCAAGGGTCAGGAAAGGGAGTTGGGGTCATCGCATCCGTACACCTTGGCAACCCGCAGTAGTCTTGCAGGCGCATTGTCGCAACTGGGTCACGTTCAGGAAGCTATTCGGAGATACGAGGAGATCCTCAAGGTGCGTACGAGCTGTCTAGGCAACGATGACCGCCGCACTTTGAAAAGTCGCAGTGATCTGGCTGCTGCCTTCTGGAAGGCAGGCCGGCTGCAGGACGCCATCGATCAATACGAACTGACGGCCGCCGACTACGAAAGGGTGCTAGGACTTAACGACCCTGACACCTGGATCGAGCGCACGAACTTGGCTGCTGCGTATTCGGAGGCCGGACGCCTGCAAGAGGCCGAGCCTATCTACGTCTCGGTGCTTACGGCGCAAAAAGAAGCGGTGGGCGAAAGCCATCCGACCACCCAGGCAACCCGGTTCAATATTGCGGGACTGCACTCCAAAGATCCGGAGCGTCTGAGCGAGAGTATCGCTGAGTATGAATCACTTCTGTCCTATCGCACGGAAATGATAGGTTCGGAGCATCCTGATACCCTCCACACTCGGCACAGTCTGGCGATGGCACTTTCTAACGCCAGTCGACTCCGTGAAGCGATCGCACTCTATCTGCAGGTTTCGGCAGAGCGGGCAAGGATACTCGGTCAAAATCACCCGGACACGCTGCATTCACTTTGTAATCTGGCGGCCGAGTATATGAAGGATGGACGCTGGCGTCCTGCTATTAGTGGCTATGAGGATGTGCTCCTTGGCCGGACAACTGCCCTTGGAGCTGACCATCCGGACACTTTGGCCTGTCAGCATGGTCTGGGCATGGCGCTCGCTGGCGGTGGACGCCTTGCTGCTGCAATCGAGACCTACGAAACTGTGCTGGAAGGCAGGACGAAAGTGCTTGGCGCAGATCACCCCGAAACACTTGACACACTGAATAATCTGGCTATCTCCTACATGAGCGCAGAACGTGTCGACGATGCTATTGCCGCCGATGAGCTTGCATTGGCGGCCATTGAAAGGACTCGGGGCGTTGACCATGCCGACGCCCTGGCACTGCGTTCTTATCTGGCCGCTGAGTATAAGACGGCTGGACGAATTGAGGAGGCGGTCAAGACCTACTCAAGGTTGTTGCAGGATCAGCATCGGCTCCTGGGGCCGGAGCATCCGGACACAAAGGACACACTGGCAAGCCTTGACATTCCGATCACACGCGACCGGAAAGAGTGA
- a CDS encoding amino acid ABC transporter ATP-binding protein — protein MTGVPMVLAEKVSKNFGTNKVLRGISLQVNAGEVLCIVGPSGSGKSTFLRCINHLERVDGGRLSVDGQLVGYRQKGDKLYELKLKEAAFQRQEIGMVFQRFNLFPHLTALENITLAPMRVKRLSKSKANARAVELLERVGLGDKGGAYPAHLSGGQQQRVAIARALAMDPKLMLFDEPTSALDPELVGEVLDVMKGLAKSGMTMIVVTHEMGFAREVADTLVFMDEGVVVEAGPPRQILGNPQHERTKAFLSKVL, from the coding sequence ATGACGGGCGTGCCGATGGTGCTTGCCGAGAAGGTTTCCAAGAACTTCGGCACCAACAAGGTCCTGCGCGGGATCAGCCTGCAGGTCAACGCCGGGGAGGTGCTCTGCATTGTGGGGCCCAGCGGTTCGGGCAAGTCGACGTTCCTGCGGTGCATTAACCACCTGGAACGGGTCGACGGCGGCCGGCTTTCGGTCGACGGACAGCTGGTCGGCTACCGACAAAAGGGCGACAAGCTCTACGAGCTCAAACTCAAGGAAGCGGCTTTTCAACGCCAGGAAATCGGGATGGTCTTCCAACGGTTCAACCTGTTTCCGCACCTGACGGCGCTGGAGAACATCACCCTTGCCCCCATGCGGGTGAAACGGCTCTCCAAGAGCAAAGCCAACGCCAGGGCCGTGGAACTCCTGGAGCGTGTGGGGCTGGGGGACAAGGGCGGCGCCTACCCGGCGCACCTTTCGGGCGGGCAGCAGCAGCGTGTGGCCATTGCCCGTGCCCTGGCCATGGATCCGAAGCTGATGCTATTCGACGAGCCGACCAGTGCCCTGGATCCCGAACTGGTGGGCGAGGTACTGGACGTCATGAAGGGACTGGCCAAGAGCGGCATGACCATGATCGTCGTGACCCACGAGATGGGGTTCGCGCGCGAGGTCGCCGACACCCTGGTCTTCATGGATGAAGGCGTGGTGGTGGAAGCCGGGCCACCCCGGCAGATCCTGGGCAATCCCCAGCACGAGAGGACGAAGGCTTTTCTTTCCAAGGTCCTCTGA
- a CDS encoding MFS transporter, with protein MSNSSRNGLAVAGLSLGTALNPLNSSMIAVALVVLRADFGLDVATVTWVITAFYLTSAAGQPLMGRLADRFGPRRLFLSGMLLVAVTCALAPFAPNFALLCVARVFMALGTATAYPSAVVMVEALTRAAKVRSTRPLGRIQMANTSAAAVGPVVGGLLVSLVGWQALFLINVPLSLAAIFIVRRFAPDDAERERGSALELLRSSDIPGILAFVGAMMLVMMALLNVLPELRWWLLGGGAVLAALFVRRELRFSPPFLDLRLLGRNRPLLLVYLGFAVFNGVYYFAFFGLPQLLQEAGGYDPGIVGLLMLPLAAMSVVLTPFAVRAIDRFGVKRVLTTGVVLLVVASGMMWLLTASFAVPLVLALTALMGVPYGVVSIASSQGMYVSTQPQERGVAAGIFQTCRYLGAITATVLIGIFYGTGVNQANWGLMVFVMLGLGAVAFVVTLGWRERG; from the coding sequence GTGAGCAACTCTTCCCGAAACGGCCTTGCCGTCGCCGGCCTCAGCCTGGGCACGGCGCTGAATCCGCTGAATTCGTCGATGATCGCCGTGGCGCTGGTGGTGCTGCGCGCGGATTTCGGGCTCGACGTCGCCACAGTCACCTGGGTGATCACGGCGTTCTACCTCACCTCCGCGGCAGGCCAGCCGCTGATGGGACGGCTGGCGGACCGGTTCGGACCCAGGCGTCTCTTCCTGTCCGGCATGCTCCTCGTGGCGGTGACCTGCGCGCTGGCACCCTTCGCGCCGAACTTCGCACTGCTCTGCGTGGCACGCGTCTTTATGGCCCTCGGCACCGCGACGGCCTACCCGAGCGCCGTCGTTATGGTCGAGGCGCTGACCCGGGCCGCGAAGGTGAGGTCGACGCGTCCGCTGGGCCGTATCCAGATGGCGAACACCTCGGCGGCAGCCGTCGGTCCGGTGGTCGGCGGGCTGCTGGTGAGCCTGGTGGGGTGGCAGGCCCTGTTCCTGATCAACGTCCCGCTGTCTTTGGCGGCGATCTTCATCGTCCGGCGGTTCGCCCCGGACGACGCCGAGCGGGAACGCGGCAGTGCGCTGGAGCTGCTGCGTAGCTCGGATATCCCCGGCATCCTGGCCTTCGTCGGAGCGATGATGCTGGTCATGATGGCGCTGCTGAATGTCCTGCCGGAGCTACGCTGGTGGCTGCTCGGGGGAGGGGCGGTGCTTGCCGCGCTGTTCGTCCGGCGCGAGCTGCGGTTCAGTCCGCCGTTCCTGGACCTGAGGCTGCTCGGCCGGAACCGGCCGTTGCTGCTGGTCTATCTGGGCTTTGCCGTGTTCAACGGCGTCTACTATTTCGCGTTCTTCGGCCTGCCGCAGCTGCTGCAGGAGGCCGGGGGATACGATCCGGGCATCGTGGGGCTGCTGATGCTGCCGCTGGCCGCCATGTCCGTGGTGCTGACGCCCTTCGCGGTCCGCGCGATCGACCGTTTCGGCGTCAAGCGGGTGCTGACCACCGGCGTCGTCCTGCTGGTGGTGGCGTCGGGGATGATGTGGCTGCTGACGGCGTCGTTCGCCGTCCCCCTGGTGCTGGCGCTGACCGCCCTGATGGGGGTGCCGTATGGCGTGGTCAGCATCGCCTCAAGCCAGGGCATGTACGTTTCGACCCAGCCGCAGGAACGGGGTGTGGCGGCCGGGATCTTCCAGACCTGCCGGTACTTGGGTGCGATCACGGCCACCGTGCTCATCGGGATCTTCTACGGCACCGGGGTCAACCAGGCCAACTGGGGGCTGATGGTGTTCGTGATGCTGGGGCTGGGTGCCGTGGCGTTTGTGGTGACGCTGGGGTGGCGGGAGCGGGGCTAA